Proteins co-encoded in one Myripristis murdjan chromosome 4, fMyrMur1.1, whole genome shotgun sequence genomic window:
- the c4h1orf52 gene encoding UPF0690 protein C1orf52 homolog, translating into MGDEKESDSFRFFSGYDDLSDSSDDGDGSGSDEERKSLRKASQRPGEDAPGGGGRSPGQGTKRAAGGAPLPKPDELFRSVSKPAFLYNPLNKQIDWESRTVKAPEEPAREFKPWKTNAVPPPQSYASEPEKKKGPPPGMDMAIKWSNVYEDNGDDAPQPYTGNARFLPAEEQSPDSDEDDAQKAMSAKKRRVETFQQKEKRKRDLGQATSDKSFVEEEKRILRQQLE; encoded by the exons ATGGGCGACGAGAAGGAGTCCGACTCTTTTCGTTTCTTCTCGGGCTACGACGATTTGAGCGATAGCAGCGATGACGGGGACGGCAGCGGCTCGGACGAGGAGAGGAAGAGTCTGAGGAAGGCGAGCCAGAGGCCGGGTGAAGATGCTCCGGGAGGCGGCGGCAGGTCTCCCGGCCAGGGGACCAAACGGGCCGCCGGAGGAGCCCCGCTGCCCAAACCCGACGAGCTGTTCCGCTCCGTGTCCAAGCCTGCGTTTCTCTACAACCCGCTGAACAAGCAGATCGACTGGGAGAGCCGCACGGTGAAAGCCCCGGAGGAG CCCGCCAGAGAGTTCAAGCCGTGGAAGACCAACGCTGTGCCCCCTCCTCAGAGCTACGCCTCAGagccagagaagaagaaagggcCACCACCGGGGATGGACATGGCCATAAAGTGGTCCAACGTCTATGAGGACAATGGGGACGACGCACCACAACCTTACACTGGCAATGCCCGCTTCCTGCCCGCAGAGGAGCAGTCCCCTGACTCAG ATGAGGATGACGCACAGAAGGCCATGTCTGCTAAGAAACGCAGGGTGGAGACCTTCCagcagaaggagaagaggaagcgGGACCTGGGACAGGCCACGTCCGACAAGAGCTTCGtcgaggaggagaagagaatcCTGAGGCAGCAGCTGGAGTAG